AGAAAAGCTCAGGCAGTTTTTCATCATACTTTTTCCGATTCTGGTCACTCAAGTTACACTTTTCTCAATGACCTTCTTTGATACCATGATGTCAGGGCAGGCTAGTCCCTCTGATTTGGCCGGAGTAGCTATAGGCTCAAGCCTCTGGGTTCCGGTCAGCACCGGATTAGGCGGAGTTTTTTCAGCTATCACACCGATTGTGGCCCATTTAATCGGTGGCAGACGGAATTATGAAGTCGCCCACAAAGTAATTCAGGGTGTCTACTTAGCGATAATTCTTGCCGTTTGTGTTATTTTAATAGGCAGTCTGACTTTGGACTGGGCCCTTTCATCGATGATGCTTGAATCAGGAGTCCGGGAAATCGCGCGCAAATATTTAATCGCACTGGCCTTTGGAATTCCGGCCCTTTTCGTTTATCAGATCCTGCGTTCATTTATGGACGCCTTGGGCGAAACCCGGATTACCATGTTGATGGCGCTGCTTTCATTGCCTATCAACGTCTTGCTTAACTATATCCTGATTTTTGGGAAATTCGGTTTTCCGGCTTTGGGGGGCGTGGGTGCCGGTATAGCTTCAGCGCTGTCCTATTGGTTTTTAATCCTGATTGCCATCTGGATAATAGTGCGTCATCCGGCATTTTCTGCCTATCATGTCTTCGGCAAAGGCTATCCCATTTCCCTTCCAACTTGGGGTGAACAATTGAAAATCGGGATTCCCATTGGGTTTTCCATCTTCTTTGAAACCAGCATCTTTGCTGCAGTGACTTTGCTCATGAGTGCCTTTGACACCGCGACCATCGCTGCTCACCAAGGGGCGATGAATTTCGCAAGCATGATTTACATGATTCCGCTGAGCTTTTCCATAGCGATGACGATACTGGTGGGCTTTGAGGCAGGAGCTCACCGTTTTCAGGATGCAAGGCTTTATTCCCGGCTGGGAATTGTCAGCTCGCTGGTGATGGCCGTGCTCACAGCCATTATCTTGCTCAGCTTCCGGGAGCAGATCGCCGGTTTATACTCCAAGGAATTGAAGGTTATTCAGCTTACCCAACAGTTTCTGATCTTTGCTTTGTTTTTTCAGTTCTCCGATGCCATCGCTACTCCTATTCAGGGTATCCTGCGCGGCTATAAAGACGTCACTGTACCCTTTATAACAGCTCTGGTTGCCTATTGGTTAGTGGCTTTGCCGGCAGGTTATCTCCTTGCCCATTTCAGTTTGTTAGGAGCCTTTGGTTACTGGGTCGGGCTGATTGCAGGAATCAGCTTCAATGCAGCCGCTTTGCTGAGACGGCTCTATATGGTTCAAAACAAACGAGTTGCCAGAGTGGAAATGCTCTAAACTACTGCTTATTATAATGAAGGCCTTTGCTAAAATAGAGGGGGAATAATAGTCATGCAGGTAATAAGAGCTGAGGACAACATATCCTTTATTCAAAACAGAAGCCATACAATAGTTACTGACAATAAAGACGGTACCGGAACAGTGCAAAGAAATATCTATGCAGTAGCAGACAGAATTTGGCTGGACGAGGAATTCTCAGGTAATTACGGGATGGCCTATAAGTATAAGCTGAAATTTGCGAATCAACTATGTCAGGAAGGTTTTGTCGTTGAAAAAGGAAAAGATGAATATGGTCACTATATCCTTTTTTTCAATAGTAAAGCCTTTATGTACCTGCATAATAAGGAGGAACGTCCCAGTATTCCTTGTGGTCCGGCAGAAATGAATTTAATTATAGCTCCTGAAATGATAGAAGGTTCGGATGAATTAATAAAAAATTTCAAGGGAAGTTGGCCAAGTTTTCACGAAGCAAGGATTCGAATTATAGAAAAGTCTATGAAATCCATGATTCTGGAATTTTATGGAGGATTTCTGTCGTATGAAGTAGTACGATTGTTTATAGAGGATATTATTTCTCAAAGTTATGATCAGAATAGCCTTGAAAGCTTTGAAGAATTAACCAGCCTTGAATTTAGAAAAGCTGAAACTCATATGGAAGTGTTGCTGTTTAATGACTATATGACCCAGAGGTTACCCGAAGGTTTTGATGATTCGGTGTTTAACGATCCGGAATTTGATATTAATACCATTGAGCATTTATGGGTGATTGAAGAATATCAGAATCATGGTGTCATCTCCTGTAAGAATCTAAAAATGACGGTGTCAATTGATGAAGAGGAAAAAAGGAAAGAAGAAGAATCGTTTAAGAAGTTTCTAGAGGAATGCCAAAAAAATCCGTTTTCATTAGATACTTGGAATAAGTCAATAAAAGTTTGATGCGGTTATTGGTAATCTGAAGGTCGCAGTAAATGACCATTTGAAAAATATTTACGCTGGTGAACTAGTGTTTGGAGATTGAAAAATCGGCGGTTTTGAGTGTCTGATTAATCTGGATTAGTCGTCTCAAAACCGCCGATTTTTTAAACTGGTGGGCGTGGTTCAACCACAGTGATTAGAAAAAGCGCAAATATAGGTCGTGGTATAAAATGGATAAGGCAATGTAAGTCAAGATTAAAGACATTATCTTATTGAAGAAAAGAATCACTTTTTGGTTCTGAATAATATCGGAGAAAAACTGGCCGATAATAGCATATAAAGCTGGTGCCCCAAAAACAAGCAGGGTAAAAAAGATAGCCATGTAAAGAATTTTAATCCCGGTGATATTTAATTGAGGAAAATAAATGGTTACAACAGGCATTACAGCAATTATAGCCTTTGGATTGAAAATCTGCATAAGAAAGCCATCGCGAAATCCTATCTTCGTAAAAAAAGCTTTATTTAAATCAACATTAGAGAGGAATATTTTATAAGCTAAATAGAGCATGTATATACCGCCAATCAAGCTGATGGGCCATAAGTCATGGGATGGAAGCAGCAGGCTGCCAAAGAATCCGATCAATATGTACAGGACGAAAATAGCTAAACTAACACCGGCATAAAAAGGTAAGCCATCTTTGAATTTTCGGTTTAAGCCTATATTGGCAGCGGTAATAGTTACAGGACCAGGTGTATACATAATGGTTATTGAATAAATTATCATTTGCAGCATCTCGTTTTACCTCCTAACTAGTGATACAATTGATTATAAATCACTTGATAAGAGTAATACAATTGTTATATTGTATTAGATACAAATTTAATGAATTGTAGGAGATACAATTGTTAGAAATATCGAGATAAAAGAAGGTAATACGATGAAACTGGATCAATATGGTAACGAAATAAGCTGGATACCGAAACTAAATACAAGGGATGATATCCCCTTATATCAAGCCCTTGTGCAAGCAATACAAGATGATATTAATAAAGGGATACTGATGCGTGGTTATAAAATGCCGCCGCAACGTGTACTTGCTAACCAACTTGGCCTTAATCATGGTACGGTTACAAGAGCGTATAAAATTTGTGAAGAAAAAGGTTTGGTTAAAGGTATTGTTGGGAAAGGGACCTTTATAGCTGCAAGTCCCGGACTACCCATCTCATTATTAACGGATCATAAAGATACTGATTTGATTAGTTTAGGTATGGCAATCCCTCTTTATGAATGCAATCCTTTAATTGAAACGCACATTAAACAAGTCCGGGATTCCATGGATTATGGCTTAACCATGACTTATTGTCCGCCGGAAGGACATATTAAACATCGCTATGTTGCGGCTAATTGGCTAATAAAGTATAAAATCAATGTTGAGGCTGAAAACATTCTCATTACATCGGGAACACAAAATGCGTTGGCTATTATTCTTATGACACTTTTTGAAAAAGGGGACAGAATCGTTGTTGATGAATACACATATACAGGTTTAATAAGTTTAGCTTCATATATGAGTGTTATTCTAATTCCTGTATTGGGAGATGAACAGGGTATGGATATTGAAGATTTAAAGTCCACCTGTAAACGGGAACAACCTAAGGGCATCTATTTAATGGCAGATTATCACAATCCGACCACAGTAACCTTGAGTGTTGAAAGAAGAAAAGCGCTGGCGAAAGTTATTGAAGACAATAATTTACTGCTTATAGAAGACGCCACCTTTAGCTTTAGTCTGGAAAAGAAAATTAAGCCGGTAAGCGCATATATTCCGGAGCAGAGTCTGTTTATAATGGGTACATCAAAAGCAATTAGTCCGGCTTTTCGTATATCGTATATTGCTGCTCCGTCATCTCTGGTTGAGAAGTTATCCCATGGACTTAACAACATTATCTGGATGGCATCGCCATACACTTCGGAAATTGTATCACTTCTTCAATCAACTGGGGCATATGAACGCATAGAAGAAGAAAAAATCCGCTTGCTTAAAGAACGCAATAAACGTTTTGATGAAATTATGACAGGATACGATGTATTACCGGCCCCAACTTCATGTTATCGATTTCTTCAGCTGCCAAGCAACTATGATGATGTTGAATTAGAATACTTGGCATTAGAAAAAGGTGTTCAAATTTTATCTGCTAATCGATTCTATGTAGGATCGAAACCTGAAAAACCAACGATTCGGCTGGCTGTCAGTGCACCAAATACCCTGGAAGAACTGGAAATAGCACTAAATATTATCAAAGAATTACTGGATAATTATCGAAGACGAAAAAGTCTCTACCCAGTTCTGTAATTTATGTCTATCAACTTAGTGAAGTGTTAATGCAAAGAAGTTAGTTAACAAGATGTCGCCAAGGCCTCAGTGGGTTTTCGCGACATCTTTTTGTCTACTCAACGCACGTTGGTGTTACTTCATTGAAGATTTTATGAAGTTATTATTCCAGTGACAGGTCACGTGGAGACCGTGGTAGTGCTATATGAGGGTGGTGAATAGTAAAGATTCAGTTGCTTTTCAGTAAAGATTCAGTTGCTTTTCAGGGAATAATTATCATTTCTAGTATACTTATTATAGGATTTATGTTAATAGTAATACTCGTATACTTGGTTAAACCCTACCCCAAAACATACGAATTTCATCTAGTTAAATGAGTCAAAAAGCCTTGTAAATTTGCGCACCGTTGTGTTTCTTTGGCTATAGAGACTTGCTAAATCACTTTTTGGGCTTTCAGTTGGTCTCGCAACGAGTGATGGAAAAGGCTAATGACCATTTCGGTGTGGGTGAAACCTTCTCCAGCTCTTCAAGGAGAACTTAATCACTTTATTTACTTCAACTACATACGTCCTGTTTATTATTACTCTATAATTTAAGAGGAGGTAATAATTAATGTTCAAATCTGGTAAAAAAGTATTCATTGGTGCTTTAACTGTAGGGTGCTTATTTGGGGGGAGTGTACTGTCAAATGTAACAGTAGCAAATGCTGACACAATACAAGGAAACTCCCAGCAAATGATAGGCTTTCAAACAGGAATGGACGATCAGAGGCTGTTGAATATGTGGCTTCAATTGGGTATTTCTAATCAACAACAATCTGGGGAACAGCCTGGACAACGAGTTAGACAACAATTTGGGCAACAGCCTGGACAACGAGTTGGACAACAATCTGGAGAACAGCCTGGACAACGAGTTGGACAACAGCCTAGTCAACAACTGTCGCCAATTAATATCATTACACAAGTTGCAAGTATTCTAAACGTCGAGGAACAAACCATTACTGATGAATTACAAGCTGGCAATAACTTGGTTGAAATCGCTGAAAGTTATGATGTTAGTGAAGCCACTCTTTTGACGGAGCTAGAGGATCTTCTAGGCGATGCTATTGATGATGCAGTAACGGCGGGCACTATTACTGAAACTCAAGCCACAGAAATGAAAAGCCAATTAACTGAACGTCTGACACAACTTGTCGAGAGCACATTTAACAATTCGAACAGTTCTCTGTCGGCCCCAACTGATCTTACCGCTACAGTTGAAAGTTCCAGTGAAATATACCTAGACTGGGATTCTGTTAGTGATGCGACATCCTATTATATTTATAGAGCAACCTCTTCTTCAGGAACTTACTCAAAGATTGATACCGTTAAAGCCACAAGTTATACTGATACTGACTTGTCAGATGATACAACCTATTATTATAAAGTAAAGGCTGTAAACAGTTCTGATACAAGCGCATATTCATCAATAGTTCATGCTACTACAGAGGAAGAAGACTAGTATCAATATATACTATAAAATATAATCCTGAAACCTCCGAAATTGAAATTTATGAGTTTTGGAGGTTCTTTTTTATAAAAACAAAAGAGATAAATTGCCGAAACATATAAATTCACAAATTATGATTATAACGACTTGTATGGATATGGCGCTCAAGACATTGTTTAAAATAATAAGAGCACGATGGGGTATTGAGAACTCAATCTTCAATAACTTGAAAAGTAAATGTGGTTTGGAGCATTGCTTTGTGCATGGCGGAAAAGCAGTAGAAGCTAAATTTGGGGTATAATTGTAATTTAAATTACAATTATAGCGATGTTTATTGCTCTATACTATATATGAATTATGAGAGCTTAAGTGATAAA
This Desulfosporosinus orientis DSM 765 DNA region includes the following protein-coding sequences:
- a CDS encoding MATE family efflux transporter; this encodes MEQTHSIKEKLRQFFIILFPILVTQVTLFSMTFFDTMMSGQASPSDLAGVAIGSSLWVPVSTGLGGVFSAITPIVAHLIGGRRNYEVAHKVIQGVYLAIILAVCVILIGSLTLDWALSSMMLESGVREIARKYLIALAFGIPALFVYQILRSFMDALGETRITMLMALLSLPINVLLNYILIFGKFGFPALGGVGAGIASALSYWFLILIAIWIIVRHPAFSAYHVFGKGYPISLPTWGEQLKIGIPIGFSIFFETSIFAAVTLLMSAFDTATIAAHQGAMNFASMIYMIPLSFSIAMTILVGFEAGAHRFQDARLYSRLGIVSSLVMAVLTAIILLSFREQIAGLYSKELKVIQLTQQFLIFALFFQFSDAIATPIQGILRGYKDVTVPFITALVAYWLVALPAGYLLAHFSLLGAFGYWVGLIAGISFNAAALLRRLYMVQNKRVARVEML
- a CDS encoding LysE family translocator, with protein sequence MLQMIIYSITIMYTPGPVTITAANIGLNRKFKDGLPFYAGVSLAIFVLYILIGFFGSLLLPSHDLWPISLIGGIYMLYLAYKIFLSNVDLNKAFFTKIGFRDGFLMQIFNPKAIIAVMPVVTIYFPQLNITGIKILYMAIFFTLLVFGAPALYAIIGQFFSDIIQNQKVILFFNKIMSLILTYIALSILYHDLYLRFF
- a CDS encoding PLP-dependent aminotransferase family protein, which gives rise to MKLDQYGNEISWIPKLNTRDDIPLYQALVQAIQDDINKGILMRGYKMPPQRVLANQLGLNHGTVTRAYKICEEKGLVKGIVGKGTFIAASPGLPISLLTDHKDTDLISLGMAIPLYECNPLIETHIKQVRDSMDYGLTMTYCPPEGHIKHRYVAANWLIKYKINVEAENILITSGTQNALAIILMTLFEKGDRIVVDEYTYTGLISLASYMSVILIPVLGDEQGMDIEDLKSTCKREQPKGIYLMADYHNPTTVTLSVERRKALAKVIEDNNLLLIEDATFSFSLEKKIKPVSAYIPEQSLFIMGTSKAISPAFRISYIAAPSSLVEKLSHGLNNIIWMASPYTSEIVSLLQSTGAYERIEEEKIRLLKERNKRFDEIMTGYDVLPAPTSCYRFLQLPSNYDDVELEYLALEKGVQILSANRFYVGSKPEKPTIRLAVSAPNTLEELEIALNIIKELLDNYRRRKSLYPVL
- a CDS encoding fibronectin type III domain-containing protein, which gives rise to MFKSGKKVFIGALTVGCLFGGSVLSNVTVANADTIQGNSQQMIGFQTGMDDQRLLNMWLQLGISNQQQSGEQPGQRVRQQFGQQPGQRVGQQSGEQPGQRVGQQPSQQLSPINIITQVASILNVEEQTITDELQAGNNLVEIAESYDVSEATLLTELEDLLGDAIDDAVTAGTITETQATEMKSQLTERLTQLVESTFNNSNSSLSAPTDLTATVESSSEIYLDWDSVSDATSYYIYRATSSSGTYSKIDTVKATSYTDTDLSDDTTYYYKVKAVNSSDTSAYSSIVHATTEEED